The window ATCCCAGACTGTCTATTCCTAATTCCACGGTATCTCCGGCTTTCAAGTATATGGGTGGCTTAAAGCCCAGCCCTACGCCTGCCGGGGTGCCAGTAGATATGATATCACCAGGCTGCAGCGACATAAACTGGCTGAGGTAGCTTACCAGGAATGGCACCCCAAACACCAGGTTGCTGGTACTGCCATCCTGCATAGTTTTATCATTTACCTTTAACCACAGGCGCAGCTTATTTACATCTCCTATCTCATCGCGGGTAGCCAGGAAGGGCCCCAGAGGTGCAAAGGTATCGCAGCTTTTCCCCTTTACCCATTGCCCGCTGCGCTCCAGCTGAAAAGCCCGCTCGCTGTAATCGTTGTGCAGCATGTACCCCGCTACGTACTCCATTGCTTCGGCTTCGGATACATAAGAGGCTTTTTTGCCGATTACCACGGCCAGCTCTACTTCCCAGTCGGTCTTTTCGCTGCCTTTTGGTATAATGATGTTATCATTCGGTCCACAAACTGCCGAGGATGCTTTAAAGAAAATGATCGGCTCCTTTGGTACCTCCATATTGCTTTCACGGGCATGATCGGAATAGTTAAGGCCAATGCAAATAATTTTACCGGGCTTTTGGATGGGCGCCCCCAAACGAACCTCTTCTGAGACCTGTGGTGCGGTCTGGCCATTCTGCTCCAGCCAACCCCCCAGTTTCTTCAATCCGTCTGCTGCAAAAAATGCTTCGTCATAATCCTGAGTAAAAGCACTTACATCAATGCGCTTTCCTGCTGCCGTTATCACGCCTGGCTTTTCCTTGCCAGCTTCACCAAATCTGATTAGTTTCATTTTAGGTTGGGTATAGAGTATTGGGTACTGAGTGTTAAGTATTAGTTAGAACTGGAATACAGTGGCTTAAGCATCTTAGCATGCACTGCATTCAAACATCTAACTTTTTTTTATCTTCTGATTTAGGTATTGAGGGTAACAAAGCCACCATCGATGGGATAGTTACTGCCGGTGATGAACGAGGCTTCGTCGGAACACAGGAAGAGGGCAAGTGCGGCCATCTCTTCAGGACTGCCCATGCGGCCAATAGGCTGGGTTTTAGAAAGCTTATCAAACATTTCCTGCTCCCTGCCAGGGTAGTTTTTTTTCAGAAATCCGTCTACAAAGGGGGTGTGCACCCTGCCTGGTGCGATGCAGTTACAGCGGATGTTTTTATCTACAAAATCTTTAGCTACGGAATAGGTCATGGTGAGTACGGCTCCCTTACTCATCGAGTAGGCAAAACGATCCTGCAGCCCTACTGCAGAGGCTACCGATGCCAGGTTCAGGATTACCCCGCCGCCACTGGCAAGCATTTTTTCCACGCCTGCTTTCAGGCAATTGTACACGCCTTTTACATTCACGGCATATACCTTATCAAAATCATCTTCGGAGGTGGTGAGCACATTGCCTACATGGGCTATTCCTGCATTGTTCACCAAAATATCCAGCCTGCCAGCCTGCAGGTAAATCTGTTCAAAGGCTTTTGCCACTTCTGACTGGCTGGCCACATTACAGGCAATGGCAGAAGCTTTTCCTCCTGCATCACGTATGGTTTTCACCACATCACCAGCCCCTTCTTCATTAAGCTCCAGTACAAAAACCTCTGCGCCCTGCTGGGCAAATAATTGGCTGATGGCCTTTCCGATACCACTGCCCCCACCGGTTACAATAGCTGTTTTATTTCTAAGGCTGAACATATTGAAAAATTGATAAAGCGTTTTGATCCGATAGCTGTATACATGAGCAGAAAAACAGGCTGCTATACAGACATCCATTTAAAAATGTAATAAAACTCATCTATGCATACTGATCAAATCAAAGCTCAACAAATTTCACTTTATGCCTGAATTTTCGCTATACAGATACAAATGGGCTGTAGCAGTAGCAGCAGGAAGGGTTAGGCAACGAAAATTTGTGCAAAGGCAAAAGTATACATACCCGTAGCTGGCAATAAACCTATGGCTCTAATCCAGGATTTACATACTATCCTTTAGCATTTCTTTCAGATTGGTAAAGGTATTGAAGGGCCCCGTTACCCCTGTTAAGTTTACAAGCCAGGGGGGAATGCTGCCAGCAGGATCTACCCTGACAGAATATTCAATGTCGAGCTCACGGTTATCCAAGCTGGTTACCTTCCAGCTGGACCTGGAGGATACCACCCTTACCTTTCCATCTTTGGGAGGAATTAATCCCTGTACAGAGTTTGCTTTGATAAAATAAATATCCGGAATGGAATCTGTTATCATTTTAATGCGGCAGGTCAGGTCCCTGTTGCTCACTGGCCAGGGCAGATGAAACTCGGTGTAGTAGTACACTTCATTTTCACTGACAGGTTTGATCAGATCAGAGGCTTTGGTGTTATAGACCCATTTTTTATGGTTATCAACATCCAGCACCAGTTTTTTAAAGCTTTCGAGGGTGCCCTGGCATTTCATCTTTACTCTAACCTCCTTGAAGGGTGAGCCCTCCACCTCTCTCATAAACACCTGTATCCCATTCTGATCTTTCTTTAAAACCCAGTTTTGCTGCGAAAAAAGACTAAGGGGCATTAGCAACAGCAATAATAAAAAATACTTCATATTAACTTTCAATATGGCTCCTGGGAGCGTCATGCAAAATTTTCAAAAATCTGGTTTTGTTCCCAAACCTCCTGAGCCAGCTTACTACTTCCGGCACAGAAGTCCTAAAATCGGTAATGGGTCTGTAGTTTAAAATCTTTTTTGCCTTTGAAATATCAATTACAGCATCTTTTGTAATAATATTCCACATCATGGGCGTAAGCGTCTTATTTATATCAAAATGCTTGTTAATCAGCATAATGGGCTGTAACAACAAGGGAGATACGGGTAAAACAGCCAGCTTTTTCCCATAATATACATAAAACAGATCATTTAAAACAGTCTCCAGGAGGTACTCAGGCTCATCGGCAATGTTCAGGCAATAGATCTCTGCAGGAAGCTGTAGTTGTAAAAATAAGCTGATGGCTTCCTGAATATTGCTGACATGGGTTAAAGGAGTCTTCACCCCCTTTTTAACAGGAGAAATAATCATTCCTCCTTTTTCAAGCCTCAGCAATTTGGGTAATAATACCCTGTCGCCCACACCATAAATTGCCCTGGGCCTGATAATCATTACCTGCTGCCCCTCCTGATAAAGCCTTGCTACTTCTTTTTCT of the Flammeovirgaceae bacterium 311 genome contains:
- a CDS encoding Sterol-4-alpha-carboxylate 3-dehydrogenase (COG0451 Nucleoside-diphosphate-sugar epimerases), with product MRIFITGATGFVGANLVRFSTEMGHDVIASGRSHYPPALLKKYAAYVQWDVGAGVCPIKADMAVHVAGLASDGCKWEEYVAANIAGTRYFMQAAAGCEKVVVISSSSVYHFENSAARESDPIDPDRLPLYGKSKYGAEKEVARLYQEGQQVMIIRPRAIYGVGDRVLLPKLLRLEKGGMIISPVKKGVKTPLTHVSNIQEAISLFLQLQLPAEIYCLNIADEPEYLLETVLNDLFYVYYGKKLAVLPVSPLLLQPIMLINKHFDINKTLTPMMWNIITKDAVIDISKAKKILNYRPITDFRTSVPEVVSWLRRFGNKTRFLKILHDAPRSHIES
- a CDS encoding short-chain dehydrogenase/reductase SDR (COG1028 Dehydrogenases with different specificities (related to short-chain alcohol dehydrogenases)), whose protein sequence is MFSLRNKTAIVTGGGSGIGKAISQLFAQQGAEVFVLELNEEGAGDVVKTIRDAGGKASAIACNVASQSEVAKAFEQIYLQAGRLDILVNNAGIAHVGNVLTTSEDDFDKVYAVNVKGVYNCLKAGVEKMLASGGGVILNLASVASAVGLQDRFAYSMSKGAVLTMTYSVAKDFVDKNIRCNCIAPGRVHTPFVDGFLKKNYPGREQEMFDKLSKTQPIGRMGSPEEMAALALFLCSDEASFITGSNYPIDGGFVTLNT
- a CDS encoding lipid-binding START domain-containing protein, giving the protein MKYFLLLLLLMPLSLFSQQNWVLKKDQNGIQVFMREVEGSPFKEVRVKMKCQGTLESFKKLVLDVDNHKKWVYNTKASDLIKPVSENEVYYYTEFHLPWPVSNRDLTCRIKMITDSIPDIYFIKANSVQGLIPPKDGKVRVVSSRSSWKVTSLDNRELDIEYSVRVDPAGSIPPWLVNLTGVTGPFNTFTNLKEMLKDSM
- a CDS encoding 2-keto-4-pentenoate hydratase (COG0179 2-keto-4-pentenoate hydratase/2-oxohepta-3-ene-1,7-dioic acid hydratase (catechol pathway)), with the protein product MKLIRFGEAGKEKPGVITAAGKRIDVSAFTQDYDEAFFAADGLKKLGGWLEQNGQTAPQVSEEVRLGAPIQKPGKIICIGLNYSDHARESNMEVPKEPIIFFKASSAVCGPNDNIIIPKGSEKTDWEVELAVVIGKKASYVSEAEAMEYVAGYMLHNDYSERAFQLERSGQWVKGKSCDTFAPLGPFLATRDEIGDVNKLRLWLKVNDKTMQDGSTSNLVFGVPFLVSYLSQFMSLQPGDIISTGTPAGVGLGFKPPIYLKAGDTVELGIDSLGSAKQQLVAWGE